One window of Strigops habroptila isolate Jane chromosome Z, bStrHab1.2.pri, whole genome shotgun sequence genomic DNA carries:
- the CDC37L1 gene encoding hsp90 co-chaperone Cdc37-like 1 gives MAVWLPRCRDGGPPSEEDKEGGLAPASCQRLPEVQTYSQGIELACQKEKEFVKHSVECTWNLAEAQQKLGSLVLHNSESWDQESAQAKTEAAELRWREEEWRRKEEALNQRERQNLWNADPVSKEVFNKSFINQKRKETEDEDVSEPLMQKHEQKIRHFGMLSRWDDSQRFLSDHPYLVCEETSRYLMLWCFHLEAEQKRALMEQVAHQAVVMQFIIEIARSCNVDPRGCFRLFFQKAKSGEGYFEAFKNELEAFKTRVRIWSQSHGFQTMLVHDLSVNPGLVGQLTSFSQNTSDLQGSIDADVCSLNSVIQRDEEESKMMDIV, from the exons ATGGCGGTGTGGCTGCCGCGCTGCCGGGACGGCGGCCCGCCGTCGGAGGAGGACAAGGAGGGGGGGCTGGCTCCCGCTTCCTGCCAGCGCCTGCCGGAAGTGCAG ACATACAGCCAAGGGATCGAATTGGcctgccaaaaagaaaaagagtttgtGAAGCACTCTGTAGAATGCACGTGGAACCTAGCAGAAGCCCAGCAAAAACTTGGTAGCTTAGTACTGCATAATTCAGAATCCTGGGATCAAGAGTCTGCTCAAGCAAAGACTGAAGCTGCAGAGTTgagatggagagaggaagagtggagaagaaaagaagaagcaCTAAACCAGAGGGAAAGACAGAATCTATGGAACGCAGATCCTGTTAGTAAGGAGGTATTTAATAAG agTTTTAttaatcaaaaaagaaaagaaacagaagatgaagaTGTGTCTGAACCACTTATGcaaaaacatgaacaaaagATTAGACACTTTG GTATGCTGAGCAGATGGGATGATAGTCAAAGATTTTTGTCTGATCACCCGTATCTTGTATGTGAAGAAACATCTAGGTATCTCATGTTGTGGTGTTTTCATCTAGAAGCTGAACAG aaAAGAGCTCTGATGGAACAAGTAGCACACCAAGCTGTTGTAATGCAGTTTATTATAGAAATTGCCAGAAGCTGCAACGTGGATCCAAGAGGTTGTTTTCGTCTCTTTTTCCAAAAAGCCAAA tcaGGAGAAGGCTATTttgaggcttttaaaaatgaacttgAGGCATTCAAGACAAGAGTGAGAATATGGTCACAATCGCATGGCTTTCAAACTATGTTAGTACACGATCTCAGTGTCAATCCTGGTCTGGTAGGACAGCTGACATCTTTTTCACAG AACACAAGTGATCTACAAGGTTCCATAGATGCAGATGTCTGCAGTTTAAACTCTGTGATACAAAGAGATGAAGAAGAATCCAAAATGATGGACATAGTATAG